One genomic region from Chthonomonas calidirosea T49 encodes:
- the fliP gene encoding flagellar type III secretion system pore protein FliP (The bacterial flagellar biogenesis protein FliP forms a type III secretion system (T3SS)-type pore required for flagellar assembly.), whose amino-acid sequence MNRGGTYRGFYQKLTFWIALVVLGLLGCADVHAQMNGVPVPHLQVGIGSAKNPQDVAVTVQILILLTVLSLAPSILIMMTSFTRLIIVFSLLRTALGAPQIPPNQVLVGLSLFLTLFIMRPTLQAINQDAFQPYLRKQINIEQAIQRAEDPLRAFMIRQTYKSDLSFFLNLSHAPRPRTAEDVSLITLIPAFLTSELKTAFIIGFYIYLPFLVIDIVVASTLMSMGMMMLPPTIISLPAKLLLFVLADGWTLLIGSLAHSFH is encoded by the coding sequence TTGAATAGGGGAGGCACATATCGAGGCTTCTATCAAAAGCTCACGTTTTGGATAGCTTTGGTAGTGCTAGGGTTGTTAGGATGTGCCGATGTGCACGCGCAGATGAATGGAGTGCCCGTACCGCACCTGCAAGTCGGCATCGGGAGCGCCAAGAACCCGCAGGATGTTGCCGTCACGGTACAGATCTTGATTCTGCTGACAGTGCTCTCGTTGGCGCCCTCCATTCTCATTATGATGACCTCTTTTACTAGGCTTATCATTGTGTTCTCCCTCTTACGGACGGCTTTAGGGGCGCCCCAAATCCCGCCCAATCAGGTGCTAGTGGGCTTATCGCTGTTTCTAACGCTCTTCATTATGCGCCCGACACTACAGGCTATCAATCAAGATGCATTTCAGCCGTATTTGAGGAAGCAGATCAACATCGAGCAAGCGATTCAGCGGGCGGAGGATCCATTACGTGCCTTTATGATTCGTCAGACCTATAAAAGCGATCTCTCTTTCTTTCTCAACCTCTCGCACGCTCCCCGGCCGCGCACCGCAGAGGATGTAAGCCTGATAACCCTGATCCCTGCCTTTCTCACCAGCGAACTGAAAACGGCGTTTATCATCGGCTTCTACATCTATTTGCCGTTCTTGGTCATTGATATCGTGGTGGCGAGCACCCTTATGAGTATGGGGATGATGATGTTGCCGCCGACCATTATCTCCTTGCCGGCGAAGCTCCTGCTTTTCGTGCTTGCCGATGGGTGGACGTTGCTTATTGGCTCGTTAGCACATAGTTTTCATTGA
- a CDS encoding flagellar biosynthetic protein FliO, which translates to MKRKGFLTSVLMIFIGCTLLANGVLAQPSQASGKGQSSAPNKSSSATKTAVHSSGKGALSNLSHAQKALPSNQSKPIVRTTNLAKGTDPLSQARPDDPALSDKSARPLDSPVSAISDGGRMLLYLIPILGLIVGGVALARKLQTGQTIFSFSSARSKALSRGSTLGLMVRLQQSLKNPLHSPSLRSLRVMESLALGNAALYLVEARGRLLLIGAAPAGVTLLKEFERGDETGFASDFHALVEASDVQGLAVPDSEIVEELDERLQEVSSKLARRAQRLRTVREVEADIE; encoded by the coding sequence ATGAAAAGGAAAGGCTTTCTGACATCTGTTTTGATGATCTTCATCGGATGCACTCTCTTGGCGAACGGGGTGCTGGCGCAGCCCTCTCAAGCCAGTGGAAAAGGCCAGTCGAGTGCGCCCAACAAGAGTTCGTCGGCGACGAAGACAGCGGTTCATTCTAGCGGAAAAGGTGCATTGTCGAACCTTTCACACGCTCAAAAGGCGTTGCCTTCTAACCAATCGAAGCCCATAGTGCGGACCACAAATTTGGCCAAAGGAACCGATCCACTTAGTCAGGCGCGCCCCGATGACCCAGCCCTTTCGGACAAATCTGCACGGCCTTTAGATAGCCCTGTTAGCGCCATAAGCGATGGTGGCCGTATGTTGCTCTATCTTATACCAATACTGGGGCTTATCGTGGGGGGAGTAGCGTTAGCGCGGAAGTTGCAAACTGGCCAGACAATCTTCTCCTTCTCCTCCGCACGTTCCAAGGCTCTGTCGAGAGGTTCCACACTCGGGCTCATGGTGAGGTTACAGCAGAGCCTAAAAAACCCTCTGCACTCTCCCTCTCTACGAAGTTTGAGAGTTATGGAGAGCTTAGCATTGGGAAACGCAGCCCTCTACCTTGTAGAGGCTCGGGGCCGATTGCTGCTGATAGGAGCGGCACCTGCTGGGGTCACTCTTCTGAAAGAGTTTGAAAGAGGGGATGAGACCGGTTTTGCATCCGATTTCCATGCGCTCGTGGAGGCCTCCGATGTGCAAGGCCTCGCTGTGCCTGACTCCGAGATTGTGGAAGAGTTGGACGAGCGATTGCAGGAGGTTAGCTCCAAGTTGGCGCGCAGAGCGCAACGTTTGAGAACCGTGCGAGAAGTGGAGGCGGATATTGAATAG
- the fliN gene encoding flagellar motor switch protein FliN has product MPELLPKELDTLKELFSNVCSTLALSLSEQINQMVEWELIAFNEIPVQSLLNRTETVLSTTFSLSQPYSSEAILWFSERDATILSDLAAGHEGTEPTALDATQLEPVSTTLRGVVRGFANAISNVQGETVEVESCATLLGPLNLPPVFALSEGAVQAQFSINIPGLESLDATLLFTPELARTLLNIAVEAEESLSGEESELTTAGSASAGDGETLGLEGLSILPSFDPNKDEDLPRGISLLLDIPLEVTVELGRVRMLIRDVLELGAGSIVELDRVAGEPVDLLVNGKLIAKGEVVVIEDNFGIRVTEILSPEERVTSLGKAS; this is encoded by the coding sequence ATGCCTGAACTTCTTCCAAAAGAGCTGGATACACTTAAAGAGCTTTTTTCAAATGTATGTTCGACCCTTGCTTTAAGTCTATCCGAGCAGATCAATCAGATGGTTGAGTGGGAACTGATCGCGTTCAACGAAATTCCCGTGCAGAGTCTGTTGAACCGAACGGAGACCGTGCTGTCTACCACATTTAGCCTAAGTCAACCCTATAGTTCTGAAGCGATACTTTGGTTTTCGGAGCGCGATGCCACGATCCTTTCTGACCTGGCGGCGGGACACGAGGGAACCGAGCCAACGGCATTAGATGCCACGCAGTTGGAGCCTGTTTCCACTACCTTGCGCGGTGTTGTGCGCGGATTTGCTAATGCTATAAGCAACGTGCAGGGCGAGACTGTTGAGGTGGAGAGCTGCGCTACTTTGCTTGGTCCGTTGAACCTTCCTCCTGTGTTTGCCTTAAGCGAAGGCGCTGTGCAGGCTCAGTTTTCCATTAACATCCCCGGTCTCGAAAGCCTGGATGCCACCCTACTCTTTACTCCAGAGCTTGCCCGAACGCTGCTCAACATTGCCGTTGAGGCAGAGGAGAGCCTCAGTGGAGAGGAAAGCGAACTAACAACGGCGGGAAGCGCGTCTGCGGGCGATGGTGAAACCCTTGGGTTGGAGGGTCTTTCTATACTTCCTTCCTTTGACCCAAATAAAGATGAAGACCTTCCACGTGGCATCTCGCTGCTGCTTGATATTCCACTGGAGGTAACGGTGGAGTTAGGGCGCGTTCGCATGTTGATACGAGACGTCCTCGAGCTAGGAGCCGGATCGATCGTCGAACTCGATCGCGTTGCCGGGGAGCCAGTGGACCTGCTCGTAAATGGAAAACTGATTGCCAAGGGTGAAGTGGTGGTTATAGAGGACAACTTCGGTATCCGCGTTACAGAGATCCTCAGCCCAGAAGAACGGGTAACAAGTCTGGGCAAGGCTAGTTAA
- the fliM gene encoding flagellar motor switch protein FliM, producing MAEILSQEEIEALLASLSSDGTETTSPTASRSSGNQAKPSSLSEPLRRDQRGPIAYEIYDFRRPDKFAKDQLRTLQMLHETFARLYASSLSAYLRVPVHVDLVSVEQVPYEEYIRSLSSSIINVFSMAPLAGQAILEVELNVILCMIDRLLGGPGSVVKSSSVLTDIEKALTDSIINRALKDFRTAWEGIAQFNPKRETMETQAQFVQIVPPNDVVVSILFEVKVGELRGAMSICIPYLLLKPITGKLSAQRWFSSSLRKNVGRHAPVLAQRLAKTYLTCVVRLGSTQMTVQQLLELKEGDIVTLSRKQNEEVEVLIGDRVKFRAQPGVRGKKLAIHITRVEPATEQEALLTHRSPSSRRASKMKNAV from the coding sequence GTGGCAGAAATTCTATCTCAAGAAGAGATTGAGGCGCTGTTAGCCTCTTTATCAAGCGACGGCACGGAGACCACATCGCCTACTGCAAGTCGCTCGAGCGGTAATCAGGCGAAACCCTCCTCACTCTCGGAGCCGCTACGACGCGATCAACGCGGGCCGATCGCCTACGAAATCTACGATTTTCGCCGACCCGACAAGTTCGCCAAAGACCAGTTACGCACACTCCAAATGCTTCACGAGACCTTTGCCCGTCTCTACGCCTCATCGCTTTCAGCCTATTTGCGCGTGCCGGTGCACGTTGACCTCGTTTCTGTGGAGCAGGTGCCCTATGAGGAGTACATCCGCTCTCTCTCTAGCAGCATCATTAACGTGTTCAGTATGGCACCGTTAGCTGGTCAAGCGATTTTGGAGGTGGAGCTGAACGTGATTCTCTGCATGATCGATCGCCTGTTGGGTGGGCCCGGTAGTGTGGTGAAAAGCTCTAGCGTGCTTACCGATATCGAGAAAGCGCTTACCGATTCGATCATCAACCGAGCGTTGAAAGACTTTCGAACGGCCTGGGAGGGCATCGCCCAATTTAATCCTAAGCGGGAAACCATGGAGACGCAAGCGCAGTTTGTGCAGATCGTCCCTCCGAACGACGTTGTCGTCTCTATTCTTTTCGAGGTTAAGGTGGGTGAACTGCGAGGCGCGATGTCTATCTGTATCCCTTATTTGCTGCTGAAGCCCATTACCGGCAAGCTCAGCGCCCAGAGGTGGTTCTCAAGCAGCTTGCGCAAAAACGTTGGCCGCCATGCACCGGTTTTAGCACAACGCCTGGCGAAAACTTATCTCACTTGCGTCGTTCGGCTTGGCAGTACCCAAATGACGGTACAACAACTGCTCGAGTTGAAGGAGGGAGATATCGTAACGCTCAGTCGCAAGCAGAACGAGGAGGTAGAGGTTCTGATCGGCGATAGGGTGAAATTTCGAGCCCAGCCAGGAGTGCGCGGCAAGAAGCTTGCCATCCATATTACTCGAGTGGAGCCGGCGACGGAGCAAGAAGCTCTGCTTACGCACAGATCCCCATCGTCTCGTCGCGCTTCCAAAATGAAAAACGCTGTTTAA
- a CDS encoding ABC transporter permease yields the protein MLTARKAPRELPVLLLLLITLLIMGIFVPAFRTESNLTALGESAAYTGILACGEALPLFTAGLDISVGSTLALSSCSAASVLMLGWPWPIAVAMGLFAGACAGWFNGMLVTWRRMPPILATLATFLIFRHGAGILTHDHSYGPFPHAFNRIGSGWVPVLLLIAVTLLFTVLVQRATFGRWLLSIGGNEMAARLSAVPIEKIKRRAYLLCGLCAGLAGLIVMAFNNATQASVGQGTELDAIAACVVGGTRITGGEGSVIGAALGAVLLALLRDAFVLTGRPVSEYGVITGGVILLTAILERLRRANTNLQEETV from the coding sequence ATGCTCACCGCCCGGAAAGCTCCGCGCGAGCTTCCTGTCCTTCTCCTGTTACTTATAACCCTGCTGATTATGGGCATTTTTGTGCCCGCTTTTCGCACGGAAAGCAACCTCACCGCCCTCGGTGAGAGCGCTGCCTACACTGGTATCCTCGCTTGTGGAGAGGCGTTGCCTCTTTTTACCGCAGGGCTTGACATTTCCGTCGGCTCTACGTTAGCTCTGTCTAGTTGCAGTGCGGCCAGCGTGCTTATGTTGGGCTGGCCCTGGCCAATAGCTGTAGCGATGGGTCTCTTTGCTGGAGCTTGTGCCGGCTGGTTCAACGGCATGTTGGTTACTTGGCGGCGTATGCCACCGATTCTCGCCACACTGGCTACATTTCTCATCTTCCGACATGGGGCTGGCATTCTCACTCATGATCACAGTTATGGCCCTTTTCCCCATGCCTTCAACCGCATTGGCTCTGGTTGGGTTCCCGTCCTCCTTCTTATAGCCGTTACGCTTCTCTTCACGGTTCTCGTCCAACGTGCCACCTTTGGGCGCTGGCTTCTTTCCATTGGTGGCAATGAGATGGCGGCTAGACTCTCCGCTGTGCCTATCGAGAAGATAAAACGACGCGCCTATCTATTATGCGGCCTCTGTGCCGGTCTCGCCGGCCTCATCGTTATGGCCTTCAACAACGCCACCCAAGCCAGTGTTGGGCAAGGCACCGAACTCGACGCCATCGCGGCTTGTGTCGTTGGGGGAACCCGTATTACAGGCGGTGAGGGTTCCGTCATCGGGGCTGCTCTAGGGGCAGTGCTGCTTGCCTTGCTACGCGATGCCTTCGTGCTTACCGGGCGCCCGGTCAGCGAGTACGGAGTCATCACCGGCGGTGTCATTCTATTGACGGCCATTCTGGAGCGCCTCCGTAGGGCAAACACCAACCTGCAGGAGGAGACGGTTTAA
- a CDS encoding ABC transporter permease: MGKLRSLPAETGVAFVFIFIVGFLSWRAPDFATWANIRLLTKQAAELMLVSLGMTFVIATGGIDLSVGSLLGLSGMVLGLVLLHGGTMITACLAALGVGLLVGALHGVLIGRARMPAILITLASYAAARAGATMIYNGGSISAIPLSMNELFDNTLFAGLPVLLWVSLIAIVFSWVLLRHTSFGRSLLALGGNRRATYLTGVPTARIELLVYMLSGLCVGLAAIIDVALKATATPDAGQYLELQAITAVVLGGTSITGGQATILGTALGVAVITVLLSGVRLMGMEDRVGWFFVGVALLLAVEAQRGWRKKGDISS, encoded by the coding sequence ATGGGCAAGCTGCGCTCTCTTCCAGCAGAAACCGGTGTTGCCTTTGTCTTCATCTTTATTGTAGGCTTTTTGAGTTGGAGGGCACCTGACTTCGCAACGTGGGCTAATATCCGCCTCCTTACCAAACAGGCCGCCGAGCTGATGTTGGTCTCTCTAGGGATGACTTTTGTCATCGCTACCGGCGGAATTGACCTGTCTGTAGGCTCCTTACTTGGCCTCAGTGGGATGGTGCTGGGCCTCGTGCTGCTTCATGGCGGCACAATGATTACTGCGTGCCTTGCCGCGTTGGGTGTAGGCCTGCTCGTTGGAGCCTTGCACGGCGTGCTTATTGGGCGAGCCCGCATGCCAGCGATTCTTATCACTTTGGCAAGCTACGCCGCCGCACGTGCGGGAGCTACCATGATCTACAATGGTGGAAGCATTTCAGCGATTCCGCTCTCCATGAACGAACTTTTCGATAACACGCTCTTTGCCGGTTTGCCAGTTCTTTTGTGGGTCAGCCTTATCGCCATCGTTTTCAGTTGGGTTCTTCTACGACACACCTCTTTTGGCCGCAGTCTCCTTGCTCTCGGTGGCAACCGTCGAGCTACCTATCTCACCGGAGTCCCTACAGCGCGCATCGAGCTTTTGGTCTATATGCTTAGCGGCCTATGCGTTGGTTTGGCCGCCATCATTGATGTGGCATTAAAAGCCACAGCCACCCCTGATGCCGGCCAATATCTAGAACTACAGGCCATCACGGCCGTGGTCCTTGGGGGCACCTCGATCACTGGTGGCCAAGCCACCATACTTGGGACAGCGCTTGGTGTTGCGGTCATCACCGTACTGCTCAGCGGCGTGCGCCTGATGGGCATGGAAGATCGGGTGGGTTGGTTTTTTGTCGGCGTCGCGCTGCTGTTGGCCGTTGAGGCCCAAAGAGGATGGAGAAAGAAAGGAGATATCTCATCATGA
- a CDS encoding endo-1,4-beta-xylanase has translation MTRTILETAVMLLLGFFVMRSAAGLPPYTRILPDGPPQLTWLTNTPNLLQGQVVSVEGQPFTEALELQTLAKPQNPWDAQIVIPTVAPVHKGDVLLGIFYVRSLKAANAQTEFIFERAGEPYTKSVEFDVQCQAQWQKFYVPFKSVEDYTPGEAHVCFRLGYAPQTLLIGGIELRDYGPNISLSDLPTTPVHYDGEEPNAAWRKEAEARIRQIRMAPITIEVLDSSGKPVPGAQVHIAMLRHAFPFGSAVNAVDLLGNTPDDEQYRQTILKLFNRATIENQLKWQWWVFDRQTGPKAVQWLNDHHISVRGHNLVWPTWRYVPANVAALKDDPKALAQAIDDHIRDELGALKGQCAEWDVVNEPVDNHEVYDALGGLDAVVHWYQLAHEIDPTTRLFINDYNILAAGGTDINHQNRYAEIIQYLLDHHAPLQGIGVQCHFGRNLTPPTRILQILDRFAKFGLPIEVTELDINVSDPQTQARYMRDFLTAAFSHPAVSGIVMWGFWEGAHWIPQAALFSKDWRIRPVGQAWEDMVFHRWWTDEKLTTNAKGICTTRGFLGDYVITVNQNGKVQTMNATLEKPMLQLVIRMP, from the coding sequence ATGACGCGCACAATACTAGAAACGGCAGTTATGCTGTTACTCGGTTTTTTCGTTATGCGATCGGCGGCGGGCCTTCCGCCCTACACCCGTATTCTGCCCGACGGCCCGCCTCAGCTAACTTGGCTAACCAACACCCCGAACCTGCTTCAAGGCCAAGTGGTTTCGGTAGAAGGGCAGCCTTTCACCGAAGCCCTCGAACTACAGACCTTAGCAAAGCCCCAAAACCCGTGGGATGCTCAGATCGTTATCCCCACCGTCGCCCCGGTGCACAAAGGAGATGTCCTGTTGGGCATCTTCTACGTCCGTTCCCTCAAGGCAGCCAACGCTCAAACCGAGTTCATCTTTGAGAGAGCAGGCGAACCCTATACCAAGTCGGTGGAATTTGATGTCCAATGTCAGGCTCAATGGCAGAAATTCTATGTCCCCTTCAAGTCCGTCGAAGACTACACTCCTGGAGAGGCTCATGTCTGTTTTCGGCTTGGCTACGCACCGCAAACGCTCCTCATCGGCGGCATTGAGCTACGAGACTACGGTCCTAATATCTCCCTAAGCGATCTGCCCACCACTCCTGTTCACTATGATGGAGAAGAGCCGAACGCAGCTTGGCGTAAAGAGGCCGAGGCACGTATCCGCCAGATTCGGATGGCCCCCATCACCATAGAGGTGCTTGATTCTTCAGGCAAACCTGTGCCCGGAGCCCAAGTACACATCGCGATGTTGCGGCATGCGTTTCCATTTGGCTCCGCCGTCAATGCGGTGGATCTTTTGGGCAACACACCGGACGACGAGCAGTATCGGCAAACGATTCTCAAGCTTTTTAATCGCGCCACCATAGAAAATCAGCTGAAATGGCAGTGGTGGGTTTTCGACCGCCAGACTGGCCCTAAGGCAGTGCAGTGGCTCAACGACCACCATATCTCCGTACGAGGCCATAACCTCGTTTGGCCGACCTGGCGCTATGTTCCAGCCAACGTAGCCGCCCTTAAAGACGACCCAAAGGCCTTGGCGCAAGCGATAGACGATCATATTCGTGACGAGCTAGGCGCCCTCAAAGGCCAGTGCGCGGAGTGGGATGTCGTCAACGAGCCTGTAGACAACCATGAGGTTTACGATGCCCTTGGTGGGCTCGATGCCGTCGTACACTGGTACCAACTTGCCCATGAGATAGACCCGACCACTCGGTTGTTCATTAATGACTACAACATTTTAGCTGCCGGTGGCACCGATATTAATCATCAGAACCGGTATGCCGAGATCATTCAATATCTGCTCGATCATCATGCCCCGCTACAGGGCATCGGAGTACAGTGCCACTTTGGCCGCAATCTTACCCCTCCCACGCGTATTCTTCAAATTCTCGATCGATTCGCCAAGTTTGGTCTTCCTATCGAGGTAACCGAGTTAGATATCAACGTCTCCGATCCGCAGACACAAGCACGATACATGCGCGATTTCCTGACGGCCGCCTTCAGTCATCCAGCAGTATCTGGCATCGTCATGTGGGGCTTTTGGGAAGGGGCCCATTGGATCCCTCAAGCCGCCCTCTTCTCCAAAGATTGGCGCATTCGACCGGTAGGTCAAGCTTGGGAGGATATGGTGTTTCATCGCTGGTGGACGGACGAAAAGCTTACCACAAATGCGAAAGGTATTTGCACTACCCGCGGCTTCTTGGGCGATTATGTAATAACCGTCAACCAAAACGGCAAGGTGCAAACCATGAACGCAACGCTTGAGAAGCCCATGCTCCAACTCGTTATCAGAATGCCGTGA
- a CDS encoding zinc ribbon domain-containing protein has product MRKRGYKARYAYEARASQNEEPTEIASLIEGLQSLLAPDEHLLGYTRAWIAGGLKGKLNVCPEALFAALVNVGLTDKNLYIQHVNLANGEPSKLSPHHYPLTDVLHIQFADSETFGGTPAGRLTIQIADNLCLRLRVWGFFNVREARSLAKVFQAITAQHRQEEPPLWHTCNACGEKLDQPYRFCPYCGRPSSPMIATDSTTPPSTENQESSPLN; this is encoded by the coding sequence ATGAGAAAGCGCGGGTACAAAGCACGCTACGCCTACGAAGCGCGTGCCTCCCAAAACGAAGAGCCAACAGAAATAGCCTCTCTCATCGAAGGGCTGCAATCTCTACTCGCTCCAGATGAACATCTTCTCGGCTACACAAGAGCTTGGATCGCAGGAGGACTGAAAGGAAAACTGAATGTGTGTCCGGAAGCCCTTTTCGCCGCCCTCGTGAATGTGGGGCTTACCGATAAGAATTTGTATATCCAGCATGTCAACCTCGCCAATGGTGAACCCTCCAAGCTTTCGCCTCATCACTACCCCCTTACAGATGTCCTTCATATCCAATTTGCTGACAGCGAAACCTTCGGAGGGACGCCCGCGGGACGGCTTACCATACAAATTGCCGACAACCTTTGCTTGCGATTACGAGTATGGGGCTTCTTCAATGTAAGGGAAGCGCGCTCGCTAGCTAAAGTCTTTCAAGCCATTACAGCTCAACACCGCCAAGAAGAGCCACCGCTGTGGCATACTTGTAACGCATGTGGCGAAAAGCTCGATCAACCCTATCGCTTCTGCCCGTACTGCGGCCGGCCAAGTTCCCCTATGATCGCCACGGATTCAACCACACCGCCCTCAACAGAAAATCAAGAGTCATCTCCACTTAACTAA
- a CDS encoding M48 family metallopeptidase, producing the protein MSTTPNTVLPARLRFPGLSSTAYEHPADRAALEALRATPGLDRLFRWLSDIGFERYARLFFTADSLRISPKQCPRLYNDLREACAILDVREPEFYLIQYPYPVSYALGMQRHIVVISSSLVDLLSDTERLFIIGREIGHIKSDHMLYRTMALVLANLLAANSPYLNIPGELLVRTLLYTLFAWFRKSELSADRAGLLVVQDPEICINAILKRVAGTQKLTDDLDSAEFVRQADLFDDMEDDLLGFYYKFKMLRFNPEPFPAVRAREVLDWSRSREYQKLLRGEYPHARPKAGERVCTQCGHSVTNVSFRFCPECGTSLPPPLPEYPEPI; encoded by the coding sequence ATGAGCACGACACCAAATACGGTTTTACCAGCACGCCTACGCTTTCCAGGCCTCTCAAGCACAGCTTATGAACACCCGGCTGACCGCGCTGCCCTCGAGGCCCTGAGGGCTACGCCAGGACTAGACCGCCTTTTTCGCTGGCTTTCCGATATTGGCTTTGAGCGCTATGCCAGACTGTTTTTTACAGCCGATAGCCTCCGCATTTCACCTAAACAGTGCCCTCGACTCTACAACGATCTCCGCGAAGCCTGTGCCATCCTAGATGTACGTGAACCGGAGTTTTACCTCATCCAATATCCTTACCCCGTTTCCTATGCCCTCGGAATGCAACGCCATATCGTCGTTATCTCATCAAGTCTCGTTGACCTGCTCAGCGACACAGAACGCCTCTTTATTATTGGGCGAGAAATCGGACATATCAAATCCGATCATATGCTCTACCGCACGATGGCACTCGTTCTAGCCAACCTGCTTGCAGCAAATAGCCCTTACCTCAATATTCCCGGAGAACTTCTCGTGCGTACCCTCCTCTATACGCTCTTCGCCTGGTTCCGCAAGTCAGAACTCTCTGCCGATAGAGCTGGCTTACTTGTGGTGCAAGACCCAGAGATCTGTATCAACGCCATCCTCAAACGAGTCGCCGGCACTCAAAAGCTGACTGATGACCTGGATTCCGCCGAATTCGTGCGTCAGGCCGATCTGTTCGATGATATGGAAGACGATCTCCTCGGCTTCTACTACAAATTCAAGATGCTCCGCTTTAACCCTGAACCTTTTCCCGCAGTGCGGGCCCGCGAGGTGCTCGACTGGAGTCGCAGTCGTGAATATCAGAAGCTACTTCGAGGAGAGTACCCACACGCGCGCCCCAAGGCAGGCGAACGAGTCTGCACCCAATGCGGGCATTCCGTTACCAACGTCTCTTTCCGCTTCT